One Agrococcus jenensis genomic region harbors:
- a CDS encoding DUF3618 domain-containing protein produces MTETPEEIRARIDRTRNEVSGDVDALAEKVSPSSMVDRQATRAKAAIGDVKERLFGSDHPADSGAVGRVGDRVGDSVHGAVGNVQGAVGRVGEGAQDAAQTVARKAKGNPLAVGLIAFGVGALIASLIPASEPEKQAAAKVKESAQPLMEEAKDVAKEAGEHLKQPAQDAAQSVKETAQDATANVKDEAQGAAGQVKDDAQQAKDRVQGEAQQAKDRVQGEAQSGS; encoded by the coding sequence ATGACTGAGACACCCGAGGAGATCCGCGCGCGGATCGACCGCACCCGCAACGAGGTCAGCGGCGACGTGGACGCGCTCGCCGAGAAGGTCTCGCCCAGCAGCATGGTCGACCGTCAGGCGACGCGAGCCAAGGCCGCGATCGGTGACGTCAAGGAGCGCCTGTTCGGCAGCGACCACCCCGCTGACTCCGGAGCCGTCGGCCGCGTGGGCGACCGCGTCGGTGACAGCGTGCACGGGGCCGTCGGCAACGTGCAGGGCGCCGTCGGCCGCGTCGGCGAGGGCGCTCAGGACGCCGCGCAGACCGTCGCCCGCAAGGCGAAGGGCAACCCGCTCGCGGTCGGCCTCATCGCCTTCGGCGTCGGCGCGCTCATCGCGTCGCTGATCCCGGCGAGCGAGCCCGAGAAGCAGGCCGCCGCCAAGGTCAAGGAGAGCGCCCAGCCCCTCATGGAGGAGGCGAAGGACGTCGCGAAGGAGGCGGGCGAGCACCTGAAGCAGCCCGCGCAGGACGCCGCGCAGTCGGTCAAGGAGACGGCGCAGGACGCCACGGCCAACGTCAAGGACGAGGCGCAGGGCGCCGCCGGCCAGGTCAAGGACGACGCGCAGCAGGCGAAGGACCGCGTGCAGGGCGAGGCCCAGCAGGCGAAGGACCGCGTGCAGGGCGAGGCGCAGTCCGGCTCCTGA